The following proteins are co-located in the Malassezia restricta chromosome II, complete sequence genome:
- a CDS encoding phosphopantothenoylcysteine decarboxylase, which produces MTHVPRSLQGAYAPLSVPPTKERPLHVVLACTGSVASIKVPLMAERLVTQYAHVHVYVVATTSSRHFFSMPRSAFTVHDLAEMNRTGVQKDQAPRVHVWTDEDEWQAWQQMGDPVLHIELRRWADLVLIAPCSANTLAKLSQGLCDNVLTSMMRAVSPATPVWVFPAMNTLMYLHPLTAQHIKTIESFGYKVYGPISKRLACGDMGEGAMYEWTAIVEKVAHTFALT; this is translated from the coding sequence ATGACACACGTACCCCGCTCCTTGCAAGGCGCGTACGCGCCGCTGTctgtgccgccgacgaAAGAGCGGCCGCTGCATGTCGTTCTGGCGTGCACGGGCAGTGTAGCGAGTATCAAGGTGCCGTTGATGGCGGAGCGTCTCGTCACGCAGTACGCCCATGTGCATGTGTACGTGGTGGCCACGACCTCTTCACGCCACTTTTTTTCGATGCCACGCTCGGCGTTCACGGTGCATGATCTTGCCGAGATGAATCGGACGGGTGTGCAGAAGGATCAGGCCCCACGCGTGCATGTGTGgacggacgaggacgaaTGGCAAGCGTGGCAGCAGATGGGTGATCCGGTCCTGCATATCGAGTTGCGGCGGTGGGCGGATCTGGTGCTGATCGCGCCGTGCAGTGCCAATACTCTCGCCAAGCTGAGTCAGGGTCTGTGTGACAACGTGCTCACATCGATGATGCGGGCCGTGTCGCCGGCGACGCCCGTTTGGGTGTTTCCCGCGATGAATACGCTCATGTATTTGCACCCGCtcacggcgcagcacatcaAGACGATCGAGTCGTTTGGGTACAAAGTCTATGGGCCGATATCCAAGCGTCTTGCATGCGGTGACATGGGCGAAGGAGCGATGTACGAGTGGACGGCGATTGTCGAAAAAGTGGCCCACACCTTTGCCCTGACGTAA
- a CDS encoding programmed cell death protein 5 → MSDPELDAIRRARLAELRGNGMSMSSSGAMPVGQTPGMASGDDSGEKAAQVDEMKRQMLSQILDSEARERLSRIALVKPQKADAISDILLRMAQSGQVRQRVTEDQLILLLDQLDQASAHESGKITVTRKKTLDDEDDDWDL, encoded by the exons ATGAGTGATCCAGAGTTGGACGCCATTCGAAGggcgcgcctcgctgaGCTGCGCGGAAATGGTATGAGTATGTCATCATCAGGTGCCATGCCCGTAGGACAGACCCCAGGAATGGCCTCGGGTGATGACAGTGGTGAAAAAGCGGCCCAAGTGGATGAAATGAAACGCCAAATGCTGTCGCAAATTCTAGATAGCGAAGCGCGCGAACGAC TATCTCGCATTGCTCTCGTAAAGCCGCAGAAAGCGGATGCAATCTCGGATATCCTGCTTCGCATGGCCCAGTCTGGACAGGTGCGGCAGCGCGTCACAGAAGACCAGTTAATTTTGCTGTTGGACCAGCTCGACCAAGCAAGCGCCCATGAATCCGGCAAGATCACG GTCACGCGCAAAAAGACGCTcgacgatgaagacgatgatTGGGATCTATAG
- a CDS encoding tRNA-splicing endonuclease subunit Sen2: protein MELARPPEIRGAGKKATQAKRKAFANPLPVGTTPIQISTQDASRTWWDWFNESTKWMAENLFTSAPLYHGWYDPLTKSVWMYDKGDAMKLWTHGFFGKGSLSRSEPTWSARKVAEREARERGVLTAEQMTQKRREERRLLKIERARAAVRAGIQLPDGITALGGELREDDVQGPWQGDEDMPVVEAGVSRVKGLKYFSGDVQKTQVDRDIEDEEDPDMSDLSNVEHFQLTLVEAFFLAGMLGCLQVHDNKNAVIPLATLYQLCMDSALPISSPSVPSIRPDNPFLLSYIVYHHFRSLGWVVKNGTKFCVDYLLYKRGPVFSHAEFAVLVIPEYEYGPDAEDTPFVQHHNGGEKSWVWFSMVNRVNTQVQKTLVLAHVKIPRITAQITNELTTPDGLVKVLRRGAFRVKEISIRRWVPARMKP, encoded by the coding sequence ATGGAACTCGCGCGGCCACCTGAAATTCGAGGCGCGGGCAAGAAGGCCACGCAGGCGAAGCGGAAAGCGTTTGCAAATCCACTTCCTGTGGGCACTACACCTATACAGATAAGTACGCAGgatgcatcgcgcacaTGGTGGGACTGGTTCAATGAAAGCACCAAGTGGATGGCAGAGAACCTATTTACTTCTGCGCCATTGTACCATGGATGGTACGATCCCCTCACAAAATCTGTTTGGATGTACGACAAGGGAGATGCCATGAAGCTGTGGACGCATGGATTCTTTGGGAAGGGCAGTCTAAGCCGCAGTGAGCCTACGTGGAGTGCCCGAAAAGTCGCGGAAAGAGAAGCAAGGGAGCGTGGCGTGCTGACGGCAGAGCAAATGACGCAGAAACGGCGCGAAGAGAGGAGGCTGCTAAAAATCGAacgcgcacgagcggctGTCCGTGCAGGCATACAACTTCCTGATGGTATTACGGCCTTGGGTGGTGAGCTCCGCGAGGACGATGTCCAAGGACCATGGCAAGGCGATGAAGATATGCCGGTTGTAGAAGCTGGTGTTTCGCGGGTCAAAGGTCTTAAGTATTTCAGCGGCGACGTACAGAAGACCCAAGTTGATCGAGACAtcgaggacgaagaggacCCAGACATGTCAGACTTGTCAAATGTGGAACATTTCCAGCTgacgctcgtcgaggcCTTTTTCCTAGCCGGTATGCTGGGCTGCTTGCAGGTGCACGACAACAAGAATGCTGTCATACCGCTTGCAACACTGTATCAACTATGCATGGACTCGGCATTGCCCATATCGAGTCCATCGGTCCCTAGTATCCGCCCAGACAATCCCTTCCTCCTTTCGTACATTGTATATCACCATTTTCGGAGCCTAGGCTGGGTCGTCAAGAATGGGACCAAGTTCTGTGTGGACTACTTATTGTACAAACGCGGACCAGTGTTCAGCCATGCAGAATTCGCCGTACTCGTCATCCCAGAGTACGAATACGGACCCGACGCAGAAGACACGCCTTTTGTGCAGCATCACAACGGCGGTGAGAAGTCCTGGGTTTGGTTCAGCATGGTTAACCGAGTCAATACGCAAGTGCAGAAAACACTCGTACTGGCACATGTCAAGATTCCGCG
- a CDS encoding L-galactose dehydrogenase, translating into MPIHPEQDPPLEAFGPIVPLDALPDDQIEGPLPWDRPARPLTDFATQASPLLFGGGVFGQGMYNEDRVLYSDEAVRALRLAFRYGINALDSSPYYFPSEFVLGRALRILAPEYPRSSYFLITKCGRYGPDKHMFDYTPERISSSIHQSLARLGTDYLDVALLHDIEFVSEQPVEAQTAPDAGWLEACAVQKSAHMPQEEALRRLGVLPQDAGRIRGPGDEAVLEAARALFRLQDQGKVKHVGISGYPLGELLRIARLIASHPPYRCLDVVLSYSHHTLHSDVLPAWQALFEQPVSESWRAPWILNASPFSMGLFSDRGPPAWHPAGADLQEATKAAWQTVKADAALPGSCIDPQVVMGCTALFRGIHGAHTRTPAGIPHLRTLIGMSNVDEVHAAIRVYRILCEPHSAIHQQLVRYERLVRTYIVEANAADRAWPSP; encoded by the coding sequence ATGCCGATTCATCCAGAGCAAGACCCGCCGCTGGAGGCGTTTGGGCCTATTGTgccgctggatgcgctgccaGATGATCAGATAGAAGGTCCGCTGCCTTGGGACAGGCCTGCGCGGCCTCTGACGGATTttgcgacgcaggcgtcgCCCCTCCTCTTCGGCGGTGGCGTCTTTGGACAAGGCATGTACAACGAGGATCGCGTGTTGTACAGTGATGAGGCTGTGCGCGCATTGCGCCTCGCGTTTCGGTATGGCATCAATGCTCTGGACTCGTCGCCGTACTATTTCCCCTCTGAATTCGTGCTAGGCCGCGCGCTTCGGATCCTCGCGCCGGAATATCCACGCTCCTCCTACTTTCTCATTACGAAATGCGGCCGCTACGGGCCTGACAAGCACATGTTTGACTACACGCCTGAGCGCATATCGTCTTCTATTCACCAGAGTCTGGCGCGACTCGGTACAGACTACCTGGatgtggcgctgctgcacgacattGAATTCGTCAGTGAGCAGCCTGTCGAGGCACAGACTGCGCCGGATGCTGGGTGGCTGGAGGCATGTGCTGTGCAGAAAAGTGCGCATATGCCGCAGGaggaggcgctgcggcgaCTGGGCGTGCTGCCCCAAGACGCCGGCCGTATTCGTGGGCCGGGTGATGAGGCCGTCCTGGaagctgcacgagcgctGTTCCGACTTCAGGATCAGGGCAAGGTGAAGCACGTGGGTATCAGTGGATATCCTCTCGGTGAGCTCCTGCGTATCGCGCGCTTGATTGCCTCGCACCCGCCTTACCGGTGTTTGGACGTTGTGCTGAGCTACAGCCACCATACACTGCACTCGGATGTGCTCCCTGCATGGCAAGCCCTCTTTGAGCAGCCCGTATCTGAgtcgtggcgcgcgccgtggaTCCTCAATGCCTCGCCCTTTTCTATGGGTCTGTTTTCCGATCGTGGGCCACCTGCGTGGCATCCAGCGGGCGCGGATCTGCAGGAGGCTACGAAGGCGGCCTGGCAGACGGTCAAAGCAGACGCAGCGTTGCCTGGCTCGTGCATCGATCCCCAGGTGGTCATGGGATGCACTGCGCTCTTCCGCGGCATTCACGGCGCCCATACGCGCACACCGGCGGGCATACCCCATCTGCGCACTCTCATCGGCATGAGCAACGTCGACGAAGTGCACGCGGCCATCCGTGTCTACCGCATCTTGTGCGAGCCGCACTCAGCGATCCACCAGCAACTCGTGCGCTATGAACGCCTAGTACGCACCTACATTGTGGAGGCCAACGCCGCCGACCGAGCTTGGCCTTCTCCATAG
- a CDS encoding RanBD: MSHRGEQGGEAPGLPRSQSLVQGLFGWMSPFRHGRGDTSMEEDDDGEDTFAEASEGPTPEEVVPAPTPSPDVSLRSNPSPYARRPWTPKVPPSPSASMVFHPGSFETPTKRTPVASVPFSSSPFSTTRNSPGRRHAPIYFGPGTSTRKAHSPLRSTIPATHSMSAIPREPMLTTPEKRRKTQESTEASSVAFEKPAEEPEVPVRRSTRAASAMRQVLDSMQPVAPPAAPKPAVPEVVNPYQTRSKSTRPSRPTLSTRAKALEAARQRASKTASPPPEKPSSLLDVVERTEPRRSSRLSTQDTPLWHVTNKPKRPSPLAMNTLEQADADVPASGSMYDTIPPSMSDASLVPQLTSRLPKSATARDVSTVAKRPRDTVEDVAGPTPSEEPKGGTESQEPKQDPTPVPAPQPAPAPSPARVAAPAAAPVDVPSWCIVTPPTRREMPKGLSEDQIQALNVPYNDLAVFSFDVAPAKCDGTFAQVPSSTLKDTSKPLMDAETKSASFATEAPKMSSEAQPSSLKAAGEVPKPAATPAFGSTETTPSFTFGTQAQPSSEAPKPSFTFGAPAKPSSEASKPSFTFGAPAKPSSEASKPSFTFGAQATSSSEAPKPSFSFGASAKPSSEASKPSFTFGAQATSSSSEAPKPSFSFGASAKPSFTFGASTKPSVESTETKSSGNAVKPSFSFSSQAPVAPSVPSSVPAAETSSDAGAPDTNALTSQGQGEEDETTSHEVRAKIWRLDGGQWQDMGVCILRIKTSKETSKSRVLARNAVNGNVVLNFALYEGLRVTCEKSVLLFLGFVDAKPCNLRCKVKTNEAAESLKEALMSHVNH, translated from the coding sequence ATGTCGCATCGTGGCGAGCAGGGCGGGGAGGCGCCGGGTCTGCCGCGCTCCCAGTCTTTGGTGCAGGGACTGTTCGGATGGATGTCTCCGTTTCGTCACGGGCGCGGCGACACGTCGATggaggaagacgatgacGGTGAGGACACGTTTGCTGAGGCAAGTGAGGGACCGACGCCAGAGGAGGTGGTGCCAGCCCcgacgccgtcgcccgACGTGTCTCTGCGCTCGAACCCGTCTCCCTATGCgcgcaggccatggacgccCAAGGTGCCCCCCTCACCCAGTGCCTCGATGGTCTTTCACCCAGGCTCTTTCGAGACACCTACCAAACGGACACCCGTTGCCAGTGTACCGTTTTCCTCGTCACCGTTTTCGACGACACGCAACTCGCCAGGCCGGCGTCATGCTCCTATTTACTTTGGTCCCggcacgtcgacgcgcaAAGCACATTCACCGCTTCGTTCGACGATCCCAGCGACCCACTCCATGAGTGCGATTCCCCGGGAGCCGATGCTAACGACACCAGAAAAGCGACGCAAGACGCAGGAGTCGACGGAGGCGTCGAGTGTCGCCTTCGAAAAGCCAGCGGAAGAGCCTGAGGTGCCTGTCCGCCGCTCAacacgcgctgcgtcggcgatgcGACAGGTGCTTGACTCGATGCAGCCGGTAGCAccgccagcagcgccgaAACCTGCCGTGCCGGAGGTGGTGAATCCGTACCAGACGCGATCTAAGAGCACGAGACCAAGTCGGCCGACGCTTTCAACGCGAGCAAAGGCCCTCGAAGCAGCACGACAGCGTGCATCCAAGACAGCGTCCCCACCGCCAGAGAAGCCATCGTCCCTGTTGGATGTGGTAGAACGGACCGAACCACGTCGCTCATCGCGTCTCTCCACACAAGATACGCCGCTATGGCATGTCACAAATAAGCCGAAAAGGCCGTCTCCCTTGGCCATGAACACACTAGAACAGGCTGACGCTGATGTACCTGCCTCGGGTTCCATGTATGATACGATACCTCCGTCCATGTCAGATGCGTCGCTTGTGCCACAGCTGACATCTCGCTTGCCCAAGTCAGCCACGGCACGGGACGTGTCGACAGTGGCCAAGCGACCTCGAGACACTGTCGAAGATGTGGCCGGCCCTACGCCATCGGAGGAACCTAAAGGAGGAACAGAGTCCCAAGAACCCAAGCAAGACCCCACTCCGGTACCCGCTCCTCAGCCGGCTCCTGCTCCGTCTCCTGCACGTGTCGCTGCacctgcagctgcgcctgtaGACGTCCCGTCATGGTGTATTGTGACGCCACCCACTCGACGCGAGATGCCCAAAGGTCTGTCTGAAGATCAGATCCAGGCCCTCAACGTGCCATACAACGACTTGGCCGTATTTTCCTTTGATGTTGCACCTGCAAAATGTGATGGTACCTTTGCCCAGGTGCCCTCTTCCACGCTCAAAGATACGTCAAAGCCGCTCATGGACGCGGAGACCAAGAGTGCTTCATTCGCAACGGAGGCCCCAAAGATGTCAAGTGAAGCCCAACCCTCCTCGTTGAAAGCTGCAGGTGAAGTGCCCAAGCCCGCAGCTACGCCGGCATTTGGCTCGACAGAGACCACGCCCTCCTTTACATTTGGGACTCAGGCTCAGCCTTCTTCCGAGGCACCCAAGCCCTCCTTTACGTTCGGGGCTCCGGCCAAACCTTCTTCCGAGGCATCCAAGCCCTCCTTTACGTTTGGGGCTCCGGCCAAACCTTCTTCCGAGGCATCCAAGCCCTCCTTTACGTTTGGGGCTCAAGCTACTTCTTCTTCTGAGGCACCCAAGCCTTCCTTCTCGTTTGGGGCTTCGGCCAAGCCTTCCTCTGAGGCATCCAAGCCCTCCTTTACGTTTGGGGCTCAAGCtacttcttcttcttctgAGGCACCCAAGCCTTCCTTCTCGTTTGGGGCTTCGGCCAAGCCTTCCTTTACGTTTGGAGCTTCAACCAAGCCTTCCGTCGAGTCGACCGAGACCAAGTCCTCGGGTAACGCTGTCAAGCCTTCATTTTCATTCAGCTCACAGGCACCAGTAGCACCCTCCGTGCCCAGCTCTGTGCCTGCCGCTGAGACCAGCTCAGATGCTGGGGCACCTGATACCAACGCACTTACCTCGCAGGGCCAGGGTGAAGAGGATGAAACAACGTCGCATGAAGTGCGCGCGAAAATCTGGCGCTTGGATGGCGGACAATGGCAGGATATGGGTGTGTGTATTTTGCGAATCAAGACGTCCAAAGAGACGAGCAAGAGTCGCGTGTTGGCCCGCAATGCCGTGAACGGCAATGTCGTCCTCAATTTTGCCTTGTACGAAGGACTTCGTGTCACGTGCGAAAAGAGTGTGCTTCTTTTCCTCGGGTTTGTGGATGCCAAACCATGCAATCTGCGATGCAAAGTCAAAACGAATGAAGCGGCCGAGAGCCTgaaagaggcgctcatgtcgcATGTGAACCATTAG
- a CDS encoding translation initiation factor eIF-2B subunit epsilon, with the protein MAPDDVRQEDPLQAVVLCDVFTQRFAPLTLDQPRCLMPVCNVPLIEWTLESLATAGVHEVFLLATWHIGQIRAYMEKHHPLLFRPQGSRSQGMTSTALTRITLIPVPEARSVGDTMRELDAHQVIKSDFVLVQSDALGNMDIASVVRAHKQRRTVDRDAIMTICAMPVPPQSRARRPGDLSVFTIVPTTSQLVHYMSVPAIPRVPLLKLPFEVFEDTRHLDVRNDLVDCGVDVCSIDVPPLFTENFDYQQLRREFVQGILSSDLLESKIFVHITPPAGSSSTSSGEPFSAVSGGVLGTPPYGAGYMLRISDPSRYDAVSRDVLAGWTYPYTPRLGMPDGTKYASLPGSRFYGDRVATASTAAIGHRTLLGAHTRVDEHTIVSESVLGHRVSVGPSSAVRNSYLWDDVAIGRNCVIDGCILGRGVLILDHVHLTHGTMVGDGCVIGPDASLPAFSRVSMHGYRACEDDSDTEAADADADTTLGKASRGCLWPPITTRSASADEDEDEDERDELERPCNAKLFMIRPDTSDVVLSDAMSDLSSIDADTEPDLNSESEDEDDSDTSSPNSWSAYGSMSLTLPDGTNSLTYGEKRETQERLNEFRQEARASLERAFEEKHAPDNAAIELKTLRMASNVPPGEVRRMVVSFLLGRCAVDKAKETADLLDHWGPLLQEVAQDDQVEALALIQSYCAVHVTHTRLFLPLLKKVYNDELVSDESILAWWKHPSSRRVVYEDHDTEDAHQIVLELRKRAEPVVRHILEDDDDDDE; encoded by the coding sequence ATGGCGCCGGATGACGTGAGGCAGGAAGACCCGTTGCAGGCGGTCGTCCTGTGCGACGTGTTTACGCAGCGCTTTGCGCCGCTGACATTGGATCAGCCACGGTGCTTGATGCCCGTGTGCAATGTGCCGCTGATTGAGTGGACtctcgagtcgctggccACGGCCGGCGTCCATGAAGTATTTCTGCTCGCGACATGGCACATTGGCCAGATCCGTGCGTACATGGAAAAACATCACCCGCTCCTTTTTCGGCCTCAGGGATCTCGATCGCAGGGAATGACGAGCACCGCGCTCACGCGCATCACTCTGATCCCTGTGCCCGAGGCACGGTCAGTCGGCGATACGATGCGTGAGTTGGATGCCCACCAGGTGATCAAATCCGACTTTGTGCTCGTGCAAAGCGATGCACTCGGTAACATGGACATTGCCTCGGTCGTTCGTGCGCACAAACAGCGCCGCACGGTCGACCGTGATGCCATTATGACCATCTGTGCCATGCCCGTCCCACCGCAgagccgcgctcgtcggcctgGGGACTTGTCCGTCTTCACCATCGTGCCGACGACATCCCAGCTCGTGCACTACATGTCTGTTCCCGCCATCCCTCGCGTGCCCCTGCTCAAGTTGCCCTTCGAAGTGTTCGAAGACACTCGGCACTTGGACGTGCGCAATGATCTAGTCGACTGTGGTGTAGACGTGTGCTCCATCGATGTCCCGCCCCTTTTCACTGAAAACTTTGACtaccagcagctgcgccgcgagtTTGTGCAGGGCATCTTGTCGTCCGACCTACTCGAATCCAAGATCTTTGTCCACATCACGCCCCCCgctggctcgtcgtcgacctcgTCCGGCGAGCCATTTTCCGCTGTATCGGGTGGCGTGCTGGGTACTCCGCCTTACGGCGCTGGTTACATGCTTCGTATATCAGATCCTTCGCGCTACGATGCTGTGAGTCGCGATGTGCTCGCCGGCTGGACGTACCCCTacacgccgcgcctcggcatgccTGACGGCACCAAGTATGCCTCGCTGCCAGGCTCTCGATTTTATGGCGATCGCGTTGCCACGGCCAGCACCGCTGCGATAGGGCatcgcacgctgctgggcgcACATACGCGTGTCGATGAGCACACGATTGTGTCCGAGTCGGTGCTGGGCCACCGCGTCTCGGTCGGTCCGTCGAGTGCCGTTCGGAACTCGTACCTGTGGGACGATGTGGCCATTGGACGCAATTGCGTGATCGACGGCTGCATCCTGGGCCGCGGCGTCCTCATCTTGGATCATGTGCACTTGACGCACGGCACGATGGTGGGGGATGGCTGTGTGATTGGGCccgacgcgtcgctgcctgcCTTTTCACGCGTCTCCATGCACGGGTACCGTGCGTGTGAGGATGACTCTGATACCGAAGCTGCCGATGCGGACGCTGATACCACGCTTGGGAAGGCGTCACGGGGGTGCCTGTGGCCTCCGATCACGACTCGCAGCGCATCGGctgacgaggacgaggacgaagacgaaCGCGATGAGCTGGAGCGGCCATGCAATGCCAAGCTGTTTATGATCCGGCCTGACACGTCGGATGTCGTGCTGagcgatgccatgtcggACCTGTCGTCGATTGATGCCGACACGGAGCCTGATCTCAACAGCGAGTcagaggacgaggacgactCAGATACGTCGTCGCCCAACTCCTGGAGCGCCTATGGCAGCATGTCACTTACCCTGCCCGACGGCACAAATTCACTGACATACGGCGAAAAGAGGGAAACCCAGGAACGTCTGAACGAGTTCCGTCAAGAGGCTCGTGCGTCTTTGGAACGTGCGTTTGAGGAAAAGCATGCACCGGACAACGCTGCCATTgagctcaagacgctgcgTATGGCGAGCAATGTTCCACCTGGCGAGGTACGGCGCATGGTGGTCTCCTTCCTTCTAggccgctgcgccgtcgaTAAGGCCAAGGAAACGGCCGACTTGCTCGATCACTGGGGCCCACTTTTGCAGGAAGTGGCGCAAGATGACCAGgttgaggcgctcgcgctcatccAGTCCTACTGTGCTGTGCACGTTACGCACACCCGCCTGTTCTTGCCGCTGCTGAAAAAGGTGTACAATGACGAGCTCGTCAGCGACGAATCCATTTTGGCGTGGTGGAAGCATCCATCCAgtcggcgcgtcgtgtaTGAGGACCACGACACCGAGGACGCGCATCAGATTGTGCTGGAGCTGAGGAAACGTGCCGAGCCCGTCGTTCGCCACATTCTcgaagacgatgatgatgacgacgagtaG
- a CDS encoding dentin sialophosphoprotein, translated as MRATVTMKLLNLVCVALLLAGSGHTAPVAAPNEGHREARSADALGAGRLAGSAAAAPTHDTRAVFLHERDTIHHAHHGGMRRAHRRAEPTWEPYSGTILLPHSEEETETVTTTKKGKKVTTTKMRTTTDVVTKTKSVSPSQWTSTAVIAAQFTLHGQDGQSIDVVPDSDRNKGVVSIVTKTSPSEKSSTTSTTSSSHHHKHSTKSDKTTTTSTTKSSHSSKSSPKSNSGSSSHSNSHSGSKSGSDSSSNSSSNAHSGSGSDSSSSSKSNSNSNSSANSGSNSNSNSNSSANSGSNSNSDSNSSANSGSNSNSDSNSSANSGSNSNSDSSANSGSNSNSNSNSNSNASSGSDSGSNSKSGSSSNAHSGSGSDSNSSSNSNSSSKSGSGSGSSASSNSSSGSTSDNDDENDNDVLCDDDDDSSKLPPLLQPFPSASKASKSSSDSSSGRNAGVKTSSTEKHHHTNSQKQPSAHSHKHHTKSNSHHSSKHASKASHSSKKDDDDEDCDEKE; from the exons ATGCGTGCTACCGTTACGATGAAGCTTTTGAATCTTGTATGCGTGGCCCTCCTTCTTGCTGGCTCAGGTCATACGGCACCCGTGGCTGCCCCTAACGAGGGTCATCGGGAGGCTCGTAGTGCTGACGCGCTGGGCGCTGGTCGCCTGGCcggcagcgcggcagctgcaccgACACATGACACCCGTGCCGTGTTCCTTCACGAGCGTGACACGATTCACCATGCTCACCACGGTGGCatgcgtcgtgcgcaccgtCGTGCGGAGCCCACATGGGAGCCATACTCGGGTACGATCCTTTTGCCACATTCGGAGGAGGAGACCGAAAcggtgacgacgaccaAGAAAGGCAAGAAGGTGACGACGACCAAGATGCGGACAACGACGGATGTTGTGACAAAGACCAAGTCTGTGTCGCCATCGCAGTGGACGTCGACGGCTGTGATTGCTGCGCAGTTCACGCTGCACGGTCAGGATGGTCAGTCGATCGATGTTGTACCTGATAGCGACCGCAACAAGGGTGTCGTGTCGATTGTTACAAAGACGTCACCGAGCGAAAAGTCCTCGACTACCTCAACGACGTCGTCATCGCATCACCACAAGCATTCGACCAAGTCGGATAAGACTACCACGACGAGCACCACCAAGTCGTCGCATTCGAGCAAGTCTAGTCCAAAGTCAAACTCGGGATCGAGCTCTCATTCGAACTCCCACTCTGGATCCAAGTCGGGCTCTGACTCGAGCTCGAACTCCAGCTCGAATGCCCATTCGGGATCGGGGTCGGATTCCAGCTCTAGTTCCAAGTCGAACTCTAACTCGAACTCGAGCGCCAACTCTGGTTCCAACTCTAATTCGAACTCGAACTCGAGCGCCAACTCTGGTTCCAACTCGAACTCGGACTCGAACTCGAGCGCCAACTCTGGTTCCAACTCGAACTCGGACTCGAACTCGAGCGCCAACTCTGGTTCCAACTCGAACTCggactcgagcgccaaCTCTGGTTCCAACTCTAATTCGAACTCGAACTCGAACTCGAACGCCAGCTCAGGATCAGACTCTGGCTCCAATTCTAAGTCGGGTTCTAGCTCAAACGCTCATTCGGGCTCGGGGTCAGATTCTAACTCGAGCTCCAACTCGAACTCTAGCTCCAAGTCGGGCTCCGGCTCAGGCTCTAGCGCGAGTTCGAACTCTAGTTCAGGTTCCACCTCGGATAATGATGACGAGAATGACAATGATGTCTTGTGtgacgatgatgatgacaGCAGTAAGTTGCCACCGCTCCTTCAGCCATTCCCATCCGCTAGTAAG GCCTCTAAATCTTCGTCTGATTCGTCATCTGGTCGAAATGCTGGTGTAAAGACTTCCAGCACCGAGAAGCACCATCACACTAACTCGCAGAAGCAACCCAGCGCTCATTCTCACAAGCATCACACCAAGTCGAACTCGCACCACTCGAGCAAGCACGCGTCCAAGGCAAGTCACTCGTCCAAGAAggatgacgatgatgaggacTGTGATGAAAAAGAGTGA